The genomic window TAGGGGGTCATAATAGAGTTGGATGCTCTTCATAGTCTTTGCCAGAAATTCATCAAAAGGAATGAACTTGGTGGTATTTTCTGATGTTTTGTTCATGATAGCTTCATAGACGGAGGAATCAAAGGTTATCACGACTATTGGAAGGTAGTAGCCGTTTTCCCATGATGCAACATTCTCTACTAGCTCCTTTGGTTTTGGGGCGAGGGTTATGAGATAAGCCTCTTTTGGAAGAACAATTGTAAGTTTTCTCCAGCTGTATTCAAAAACTCTATTTTTAAACCAAAATTGCATAGGTCCATAAACTGAGCTCTGCAGTGTTTGGTTTTTCTCCACAAGGTAGTTGTATATTTTAAAAGTTACAACGGCAGTCCAGTTCTTCCCAAGTTTTACGGGGCCTTCCTCAGGCACCACTACCAATGCTTCTTGGGTTTGCTTTTCCACTTCCCTCTTAAAATTGCCGTATATTAATGAGTAAACAAAGTCGTGAAATTCTTTTTCTGCCTTCCCTGGGTTCGTCTGGGAAAGATTTTCGAAGTAGTTTAGATAGAATGGATCTTTGAGCTGAGCGTTGATCTTAACCAAAGCCGTTCCGCTGGGGTAGATGGTCATGTAGATGTCAATGTTGAAGAGGTGTTGATTTTCATAAGCGTAAACCTGAGAAAACGATGCTAACAGCATAACCGTAATTAGAATCCACGCACCTCTCTTCATTTCTATCACCTCCAAAACTTTTTCAAATAGCAATACAAAAATTTATTGGTTCATTGATAAAGAGGGATAATGATGAGGAAGTACAGAAAGGTTGTGGTTGGTGGAACCTTTGATAGGCTTCATTTAGGTCACAAAGCCTTGCTTAGAAAGGCTTTTGAAGTGGGCAAGTACGTCTACATTGGTTTAACTTCCGATGAAATGATAAAAACTAAACCCTACGCTGAGAGAATCCTTCCGTATGAAATTAGGCTGAGGGATTTGCTAAAGTTTTTTGAGATAAATGGATACAAAAACTACCGAATAATAAAAATACACACTGCAATAGGCTTTGCAGACAGAATAAAGAGTTTAGATGCAATAGTTGTTAGTGAGGAAACATATAAAGGTGCCCTCCTGGTGAACAGAGCGAGAAAAGAAAAAGGTCTAAAACCTCTTGACATTGTTACCATAAAGCTAATCAAAAGCAAGCTTGGAGATAAAATAAGCTCTTCCTTAATAAGGGCTGGTTTGATAGATCCTTTCGGGAACCCAAAGAGGTGATAAAATGAGAGTGGTCACAATTGGGGCTGGACTTGGAGGACTTTTGACAAGTGCTTTTTTAGCCAAGGCAGGTCATGAAGTAACAATTCTGGAAAAAGCTCCTTTTGTTGGGGGTAGGTTCACAAACTTAAACTACAAAGGCTTTCAATTGTCTACTGGTGCCCTTCACATGGTTCCTCACGGAGAAAATGGGCCCTTAGCCCATCTATTAAAGCTTTTGAATGCCAACGTGGAAATAGTAAACTCAAACCCAAAGGGCAAGTTCTTTCTGGAGGGAAGCCTTTACCACTACAGAGAGGGATGGAAGTATCTTTCCCTCAAAGAGAAGGCCAAAGCGATGAAGCTCCTTGCAGAGATAAAAGCCAATAGACTTCCAAGTGGCGAAGATGCAAACATGAGCTCTTGGGAGTGGCTTCAGGAGAAGATTGGGGATAATGAGTTCGTTTACCTTTTCATAAAGAGCTTTCTTGGCTGGGCGGTTAGCTTGGCTCCAGAAGAAGTTCCGGCGATAGAGTTGGCTAGGGAAATAAAGGCAACTTTGAAGTGGGGAGGTCCGGGCCTAATAAAGGGCGGATGTAAAGCTGTAACAGAAGAGCTTGCGAGAATTGTAAGAGAGAATGGAGGAAAGATAATAACCAGAAAGAAGGCTGTTGAAATCGATGAAAACAAGGTAATAACGGCAGATGGTGAAGAATACCCCTACGATGTGCTCATCTCAAATATTGGAATAAAGGAAACGGTGGAGCTTTTTGGAAGGGACAAATTTGACAGGGAGTACCTGAAAAAAGTTGATGCCCTAAAGCCTGCTGAAGGAATTAAAATCAACGTCGCTTTGAAAGGAGAGCCTAGAATAGGCAACACCGTTGTCTTTACCCTAGATACTCAAAGGATAAACGGCTACAACGAGCCTTCTGCCTTGACTCCAGAGCTTGCAAGAGAAGGCTATACCCTCATAATGACGCATCAAGCCCTAAGGAGCAAAGATGTAAAGAAAGAGCAAAAACTTGGCATTGAGGATCTTTATTATCTCTTCCCGGAGCTTGACAAAGAGGGTGAGGTTCTAATGGTTCAAACTTACCTAGACAGAAATCCCGTTAACAGAGTAGCCTCTGGAACCCATCTTGACTTCCCACTCGAAAACGTCTACATAGTTGGGGATGCAAACAAGGGAGAGGGAGGCATAGAGGTAGAGGGGATAGCCCTCGGCGTTATGAAAACCCTTGAAAACCTTGGCATTGGAAGGTTTAGCGAGTGGTACCTCTAATCAAAACAGCAAAGAGAGTTCTTAGAAATCTTTAAATTTGCAAGCTCTTTCAATTATTTTTCGAAG from Thermococcus alcaliphilus includes these protein-coding regions:
- the coaD gene encoding phosphopantetheine adenylyltransferase, with translation MMRKYRKVVVGGTFDRLHLGHKALLRKAFEVGKYVYIGLTSDEMIKTKPYAERILPYEIRLRDLLKFFEINGYKNYRIIKIHTAIGFADRIKSLDAIVVSEETYKGALLVNRARKEKGLKPLDIVTIKLIKSKLGDKISSSLIRAGLIDPFGNPKR
- a CDS encoding CGP-CTERM sorting domain-containing protein — its product is MKRGAWILITVMLLASFSQVYAYENQHLFNIDIYMTIYPSGTALVKINAQLKDPFYLNYFENLSQTNPGKAEKEFHDFVYSLIYGNFKREVEKQTQEALVVVPEEGPVKLGKNWTAVVTFKIYNYLVEKNQTLQSSVYGPMQFWFKNRVFEYSWRKLTIVLPKEAYLITLAPKPKELVENVASWENGYYLPIVVITFDSSVYEAIMNKTSENTTKFIPFDEFLAKTMKSIQLYYDPLSGLVQFNATFEGVNATSYHETKIREEFNKTMDIQEINSKIEGNKVIVWGKAKPKVDYKESLTKKTWSANITLPFRFDKVSVKAPARLGIKDQKTDGKSVIIVVEQKKGICGPGFVLLILLLPLLAKRR
- a CDS encoding phytoene desaturase family protein; the protein is MRVVTIGAGLGGLLTSAFLAKAGHEVTILEKAPFVGGRFTNLNYKGFQLSTGALHMVPHGENGPLAHLLKLLNANVEIVNSNPKGKFFLEGSLYHYREGWKYLSLKEKAKAMKLLAEIKANRLPSGEDANMSSWEWLQEKIGDNEFVYLFIKSFLGWAVSLAPEEVPAIELAREIKATLKWGGPGLIKGGCKAVTEELARIVRENGGKIITRKKAVEIDENKVITADGEEYPYDVLISNIGIKETVELFGRDKFDREYLKKVDALKPAEGIKINVALKGEPRIGNTVVFTLDTQRINGYNEPSALTPELAREGYTLIMTHQALRSKDVKKEQKLGIEDLYYLFPELDKEGEVLMVQTYLDRNPVNRVASGTHLDFPLENVYIVGDANKGEGGIEVEGIALGVMKTLENLGIGRFSEWYL